The following are from one region of the Hymenobacter radiodurans genome:
- a CDS encoding c-type cytochrome, which yields MDSIRLRTLPHFFLALFLTFVSVGRASAQDVGAAPAVSKEGVAPGAAAQAAPAAAAGATTGDAAAIAAGDALYKGNCAQCHAINEVVVGPALKDVHKRRPISWLIPWIKNSSKMVASGDEYAVKIFNQYQKQQMPSFALTDAEITSIISYIAAESEKPSQVTAGGATAGNAGQADGQDTGGAGADASTGAGQYVDLLLIVLVVVLIVLVVTLVIIANIMGDVLKGRKDLDGRDVELLDQKFDFSKIYKSNLVRGLAVGLFVLVVLYESVQGVMAIGLDQGYQPTQPIAFSHKLHAGENQINCAYCHTSVYKSKSANIPSANICMNCHSQIKTESPEIKKIYRAIERKQPIQWVRVHNLPDLAYFNHSQHTQVGGIECQTCHGPIQNMEVVYQYSPLTMGWCINCHREQPLNTKGNGYYDNLVKLHDAANQGAAFTVSSNGGTECSKCHY from the coding sequence ATGGATAGCATCCGACTTCGTACCCTTCCCCATTTCTTTCTTGCTCTGTTTCTGACGTTTGTCTCCGTCGGCCGTGCCTCGGCACAGGACGTTGGCGCTGCTCCGGCCGTGAGTAAAGAAGGGGTAGCTCCCGGGGCTGCAGCTCAGGCTGCGCCCGCTGCTGCCGCAGGCGCTACTACCGGCGACGCCGCCGCAATCGCCGCTGGCGATGCCTTATATAAAGGTAACTGCGCCCAATGCCACGCCATCAATGAAGTGGTGGTAGGTCCCGCACTAAAGGATGTGCACAAACGCCGCCCAATCTCTTGGCTGATTCCCTGGATTAAGAATTCCAGTAAGATGGTAGCCAGCGGCGATGAATATGCGGTTAAGATCTTCAATCAGTACCAGAAGCAACAGATGCCCAGCTTCGCGTTGACGGATGCTGAAATTACCTCTATCATATCTTATATCGCCGCTGAGAGCGAGAAGCCTTCTCAAGTTACCGCAGGTGGTGCTACTGCCGGAAATGCTGGTCAAGCTGATGGTCAGGATACTGGAGGAGCAGGTGCTGACGCTAGTACTGGGGCGGGTCAATATGTTGATCTACTTTTAATCGTACTAGTAGTAGTCCTAATAGTATTGGTCGTAACACTGGTTATTATCGCCAATATCATGGGCGATGTACTGAAAGGCCGCAAAGACCTTGATGGACGCGACGTAGAGTTACTTGATCAAAAATTTGACTTCAGCAAAATATACAAGTCCAATCTCGTACGCGGTTTAGCTGTGGGTCTGTTTGTACTTGTAGTTCTATATGAGTCGGTTCAAGGTGTAATGGCCATCGGTCTGGATCAAGGCTATCAGCCAACCCAACCTATTGCCTTCTCGCATAAACTACACGCTGGCGAGAACCAGATCAACTGTGCCTATTGCCACACGAGTGTATATAAAAGCAAGAGCGCGAATATACCTTCGGCCAACATCTGTATGAACTGCCACTCGCAGATTAAAACAGAGTCGCCTGAAATCAAGAAGATTTATCGTGCCATCGAGCGCAAGCAGCCTATCCAGTGGGTGCGAGTGCACAATCTGCCAGATTTGGCATACTTCAATCACTCTCAGCACACACAGGTAGGCGGAATTGAGTGCCAGACTTGCCATGGTCCTATCCAGAATATGGAAGTGGTGTACCAATATTCGCCCCTGACCATGGGCTGGTGCATTAACTGCCACCGTGAGCAACCCCTTAATACTAAAGGCAATGGATACTATGACAACCTCGTGAAATTACACGATGCTGCCAATCAGGGTGCTGCCTTCACTGTTTCGTCGAATGGTGGTACCGAGTGCTCTAAATGCCATTATTGA